The Catellatospora citrea DNA segment CCGGGTCGGCGTGTGACGAAAGCCTGCCGGTGGCGGGCGACCCTTGTCGAACCCCACTGAATTGAAGGCTGAAGACCGGCTTCGCCACAGCGAGGAAGATGTCAAGCCCGGGGCAGAAACGAGGCATGTCGATGTTGCGGCTGGCTGTCGTGGGCGGGCCGGTCCCTCAGACGTCGTACATGGCGGGAATGGTCATGCTGTCCGCCGACGGCGCGTGGGCTTCAGTTCACTGGGGCGCGTGGTCGAACTGGGGGAGGTCAAGCGCAGGCATGAACGATTCGCGACTCCATGTGAAGATCTCGGCCTGCGGCGCGAACCAATCGTCAAGCTTATCCAGGGTGCCTTGCTGCACGAAGACCCCATCGGGAAAGTCCCTCAAGTTGTTGGTGAACAGCCTGGAACCGCAGTTGGCGCAGAAGACGCGATCAAGCCCCTTGCCCGCGCATGTCTCCGTACTCGGCCCATACGAAAAGCTCTTGGTTTCGCCGCTGAATACCGTGAAGTCCGACGCGGGCACCAGGCCGAAGGTCGCCATCTCTCCGCCGGATGCCCGCTTGCAGTCCGTGCAGTGACAGTTCGCGACGAAGGTCGGCGGGGTGTCGAACCCGTAACTTACCGCACCGCACGCACAATGACCGTTGTACTTCTTGCTCATGTCGTTCACCTTCTAATGAGCCTCGAATCGCCCGGGGCCGCCGTGTCTCAGCGAGCGCGGCGTAGCAGTCGCCGAAGCATTGGTCATACGGGATACAGTAGTCGTCGCCGCGCGGCTCGCCAGCCGTTCCGTAAACATCGCTTCGGCGTCAGCAGCAACGGTTGCCGGCCAGCCATGATCGTGTTGAGTCCGTGCCCGACGCTCATGGAGCGATTAATTGCGCCAGTGCGACTGTGAGCGAGAGCGAAACCGATCGTCGGCGCTCGCGCAGGTCACATCGTTGGGTCGTGGCGCGCCATCCGCGATCGGCGTACGACCAGGAGAAGTTGTTGGGCCTCGCCGACAGCTGAGCCTACGAACAGACCCGGGGTCGTTATACGGCTCCCGAGCCTGCCTGCTGGTGCTCATCGCGTCGTGTGGTCGTGCGCCTGGCGGCGCTTGCGGCCTTGGCGGTGCAGCCTGTTGGCCACCCGTTCCTTGGCAGCCTCGTCGATGAGTTCTCGGTGGTGCATCTTTGCGAGAGCGAAGTCCATCTCGGGCGATCCGAACATCTCAGACTCCTCAGTCTTTGACACTGTGTTGCTGACGGAATGAATACTCCTCTCGCAACGGGGGGCCTCCATCCGCAGCAGGTGGCGTATCTTGGCTGGCCGCCACCTACTAGAGAGGTACTGGGGAGGGGATAGGTATGCCTACGCGCGATGACCGCAGGCACGGGCAGATCCCCGTCAGGCGATCGTCGGCCAGCAGGAGCCGGGATCGGATACTCCTGCGGTCCCGAGTCGGCTGCCTTCTGGGCGGCGGTCGCGCAGCTAGCTGCTGAGAGTGATCAGGCCGCGGTCGACTCGGTCCTGCCAGGTGTCGAGCAGGAACTCTGTGATCGTGACCGTGCTGTTGAGCGCAAGGCCGGCGTGCCTGGCCAGGGCGGGACTGGGCGCGGTGCGACCATGGCCGGTGCCCAGGACATTGCGTAGTTCGGCAAGGCCTTGGAGGGTCGTGGTGAGAGTCCGCAGGATCTTCTTCACGGCGTCGCTGCCCCTCGCGCTGTCCGGGATCGAGCCTGCGTCCAGGCCCAGCACTGCGGAGACCTTCTTGTAGAGGGCCGGCATGTCCTCGCCGGGGGCGTACTGTTCGCCACTTCGCTCCAGGATGATCTTCAGGAGGCTCTCGACGAGTTCTTTCGACGAGCCGATCGCGGCCGCTGGATCGTCGGCGATGCCAGCCCGAATACGTGTCAGATGCTGTTGCAGCACGGCCGGGTCGGTCAGCAGCGGGCGGTTCTGCAGATTGAGCTCCAGGGCGCTGCCGTGAAAGGAACCCCGTCGTCGTCCGCCGTAGACCGGCAGTCCGCTGATCGCGGAAACCTGGGTCAGCTCCGAATGTATCGATCGGCCTGGCTCGTTGAGCTGTGCCTTTCGTGTTCAACGGGCGGTTCGTCCACAGTATCACCGACGCCCATCGCGCAGTCGGTGCGCCCTCGTAGACCGAGCCCCCTCGCCGAAGGACAGCTATGAGCGCGCGGATCGCGGCAGATCCGGATGGTGGCCAGCGAACTCGGTTGCCGCTCAGTCGATGCCTGTGACACGGTGCAGATCCCCGACCCCCGGCTCCGAGGCCCAGATGACGATCTACTTCTACGGTGCCGACGAAGTTCCGTATGGCTGCTTCTCCAACTTTTCCGGCCACGGCTTCGACCTCGACGGCCACTGGTGGACGACCTCCGAGCACTACTTCCAGGCGCAGAAGTTCC contains these protein-coding regions:
- a CDS encoding GFA family protein, translated to MSKKYNGHCACGAVSYGFDTPPTFVANCHCTDCKRASGGEMATFGLVPASDFTVFSGETKSFSYGPSTETCAGKGLDRVFCANCGSRLFTNNLRDFPDGVFVQQGTLDKLDDWFAPQAEIFTWSRESFMPALDLPQFDHAPQ
- a CDS encoding abortive infection family protein encodes the protein MLQQHLTRIRAGIADDPAAAIGSSKELVESLLKIILERSGEQYAPGEDMPALYKKVSAVLGLDAGSIPDSARGSDAVKKILRTLTTTLQGLAELRNVLGTGHGRTAPSPALARHAGLALNSTVTITEFLLDTWQDRVDRGLITLSS